The Rufibacter sp. DG15C region CCAACAAGCGAAAACCGTGCTCCGTCAGCTTTTGCGGCAATCCCCAAACTACCAAGACGCCCAGATTCTGCTTGGCAGAATCCATGCCTGGAACGGCCACTATGATTCGGCGAGGCTGGTGTTGACGCCCTTAACTTCCCCAGAATCATTTCACCTTGAGGCTACATCGGCGCTCACCGATGTGGAACTTTGGGACCACCACCCCGAGAAAGCCTTACAGCTCACAGACTTTGGATTGGCAAGAGACCCTAAAAACCAGGACCTGCTGTACAGACGCGCGAAAGCTTTGCAAATGTTGTCGCGCCAACCTGAGGCCGACGCTACGCTCCAAAATCTTTTAACCTTAAATCCTGGGCATGAGCAAGGCTTGGCTTTGGCTGAAATATTCAAAGAGGAATCAGCTAAAAACAGTGTGTATGCCTTGTATGAACTGGATGCGTTTAGCAAGGCCTTGGACAGCTGGCATACGCTTTCTTTGGCCTACACCAGACGCTTAAAACAAGGCAATTTGATTGGCCGCGCGTATGTAGCCAACCGTTTTGAGAAGACCGGAACCTTGGTGGAGGCTGATTTCTACCCTAAGCTGAATGACAATTATTACCTGTACTTGAACGCAGGAGGCTCCACCGCCAGTTTCTTCCCCAAATTCAGATCAGGGATATCTCTGTTCAGGAACATGGGCCACGGGTTTGAGTTGGAGGCCGGGCTGCGGTATTTGCGCTACGCAGAAAACACGGTTATATATACCGCTTCTGTGAGCAAATACTGGGGCAAGTTCTGGTTTTCGTTTAGGCCGTATTTTTCGCCTGGCCAAGAAGAGATTGCCCAATCCTACTTCCTGACTTTGCGCTATTACTATGGGGCCACAGATGAGTTTTTGGGCTTGACGCTGGGTTCTGGGTTTTCGCCGGATGACAGGAACAAGGACCTCTCGTTGCTTCCTTCAGCTACTTTGCAGTCAAGCAAAATACGTCTGGACGTTCAAAAGAAGATTGCGCCGCTGCTTTTACTTACCGGTCGGTTGGGCTTAGATTACCAAGAGTATTCACCTAGCGCCTACCGGAACAACTACACCGTGGGCCTAGGACTGGACCGCCGTTTTTGACCTATTTTCTGGAAATTAGCCTAAAAACGGCTTGTTATAAAAAAGCGGCGAAAGCTCAATGAAGGGCCAACGCCGCTTTTGAATGTACTAGTCCAGAATCTTACGCCATTTCAAAGATCTTACCTGGGTTAAGGATGCCATGCGGGTCAAAGGTTTTCTTGATACCGCGCATGAGTTCAAACTGCTTTTCTTGCAGGGCTATGTGCATGTACGGTTTCTGC contains the following coding sequences:
- a CDS encoding YaiO family outer membrane beta-barrel protein; translation: MLRQLLRQSPNYQDAQILLGRIHAWNGHYDSARLVLTPLTSPESFHLEATSALTDVELWDHHPEKALQLTDFGLARDPKNQDLLYRRAKALQMLSRQPEADATLQNLLTLNPGHEQGLALAEIFKEESAKNSVYALYELDAFSKALDSWHTLSLAYTRRLKQGNLIGRAYVANRFEKTGTLVEADFYPKLNDNYYLYLNAGGSTASFFPKFRSGISLFRNMGHGFELEAGLRYLRYAENTVIYTASVSKYWGKFWFSFRPYFSPGQEEIAQSYFLTLRYYYGATDEFLGLTLGSGFSPDDRNKDLSLLPSATLQSSKIRLDVQKKIAPLLLLTGRLGLDYQEYSPSAYRNNYTVGLGLDRRF